One stretch of Miscanthus floridulus cultivar M001 chromosome 18, ASM1932011v1, whole genome shotgun sequence DNA includes these proteins:
- the LOC136521146 gene encoding protein VERNALIZATION 3-like has product MAGSGREREPLVVGRVVGDVLDPFVRTTNLRVSYGTRTVSNGCELKPSMVVNQPRVEVGGPDMRTFYTLVMVDPDAPSPSDPNLREYLHWLVTDIPGTTGAAFGQEVIRYESPRPTMGIHRFVLVLFQQLGRQITVYAPGWRQNFNTRDFAELYNLGPPVAAVYFNCQREAGSGGRRMYS; this is encoded by the exons ATGGCCGGCAGCGGCAGGGAAAGGGAGCCGCTGGTGGTTGGTAGGGTGGTGGGCGACGTCCTGGACCCCTTCGTCCGGACCACCAACCTCAGGGTCAGCTACGGCACCAGGACCGTATCCAACGGCTGCGAGCTCAAGCCGTCCATGGTGGTGAACCAGCCCAGGGTCGAGGTCGGGGGACCCGACATGAGGACCTTCTACACCCTC GTGATGGTCGACCCGGATGCTCCGAGCCCAAGCGACCCAAACCTTAGGGAGTATTTGCACTG GCTGGTCACTGATATTCCGGGAACTACTGGGGCTGCATTTG GGCAAGAGGTGATCCGCTACGAGAGCCCTCGGCCGACCATGGGGATCCACCGCTTCGTGCTGGTGCTGTTCCAGCAGCTGGGGCGGCAGATCACGGTGTACGCCCCGGGGTGGCGCCAGAACTTCAACACCAGGGACTTCGCCGAGCTCTACAACCTGGGCCCTCCCGTGGCCGCCGTCTACTTCAACTGCCAGCGTGAGGCCGGCTCTGGGGGAAGGAGGATGTACTCATGA